GCTGTCCCACCCCGGCTCGCCCCCGGTCGTCCGGGCCCTGGCCCTGACCGTCCTGGCCCTGGTGCGGGCCCGTCGGGGCAAGGGCCAGGTGTGGCCGCTGCTGAAGCGGGCGGCCAACCTGGTCGACTCCGACTGCCTGCTGGACACGGGCCTGGGATGGGAGGCCCGGGTGGAGGCGGCCTGGCTGGCGGGTGACCACGAGCGGGTGCGGACGCAGGCGCAGCACGGCCTGGACGCGTTGGCCGGACGTACCCATCCCTGGCTGTCCGGGCCGCTGGCCTGCTGGATCCGCCGCGCCGGAGGAACACCCCCGCAGGTGCCCGCGGCCGGACCCTGCGCCCTGGAGCTGGCCGGCGACTGGGCGGGCGCCGCGGCCGAGTGGGACAGGCTCGGCTGCCCGTACCAGGCCGCGCTGGTCCGCCTGTCCGGCGACGCGCCCGCGCTGCACGAGGCTCTCGCCGCCTTCGAGGCCCTCGGCGCCCGGCCGGCCGTGGCACGCACCCGCGCCGTGATGCGTGCCCGCGGCGTCCGCCCGGTCCGGCGTGGCCCGCGGGCGGCCACCCGCGCCAATCCGTACGGGCTGACCCTCCGGGAGATGGACGTCCTCAAGCTGCTGCACGAGGGCCTGTCGGATGCCGAGATCGCCGCGCGCCTCTACATCACACCCAAGACCGCCGGGCACCACGTGGGCGCCGTACTGGCCAAACTCGGCGTCCACAGCCGGCAGGACGCCGCCCGCAAACTCCACCATTCCGAGCGCTGAAACCCAGCAGTCCGACGGGTGACGACCATGCAGAAAGCAGCCTCACGGATCGCCGGCCTCCTGATCGCGGCCTCCTGCTGCCTGACCCTCGGCGGCTGGGCCGCACCGACGGGTTCCCCGGCCGGGCCCGCGCCCGCGAAGTCGGCGCCCGAGTGTTATGCGACAAAGCGCGACCCGACCACCGTCGTGTGCTACCGGACGTCCTGGAAGGCCGAGTTCAGGCACGGCAGCATGGTCTACGTCCCGCTCCTCATCCAGGTGCCCACACCGTCGCCGCCACCGCCGGTGACGACCGTCGACAGCCTGGACGACATCCGCCCGGCCGACACCCCGTGATCCCGAAGGGCGCCCGCGTCAGCGGCGGATGCGAAAGCCCTCTCCCCCCGGCTCACGCACCCGGTGCCCTCAGGCGTCGAGCACCTGCCCGGCCCGCTTGACCACGGGCGGCTCGACGCTCCACGGGAAGTTGATCCAGTCGTCGGTCCGCTTCCAGACGTACTCGCACTTCACGAGGGAGTGGGACTTCTCATAGATCACCGCGGAGCGCACCTCGGCGACGGTGTCGAGGCAGAAGTCGCGCACCAGCTTGAGCGTTTTGCCGGTGTCGGCGACGTCGTCGGTGATCAGGACCTTCTTGTCGGAGAAGTCGATCACGTTGGGGACGGGCGCCAGCATGACCGGCATTTCCAGGGTGGTCCCCACCCCGGTGTAGAACTCGACGTTCACGAGGTGGATGTTCTTGCAGTCCAGGGCGTAGGCGAGCCCGCCCGCGACGAACACTCCGCCCCGGGCGATGCTGAGCACGATGTCGGGCTCGTACCCGTCGTCGGCGATCGTCTGCGCCAGTTCCCGGATGGCGACGCCGAACGCCTCGTAGGTCAGGTTCTCCCGCACTTCACTCATGTCGCTGTGGCCCTCACACCTGGGTCCGGTGGAAATTGACGTAGGACCGCGAGGCGGTCGGCCCGCGCTGCCCCTGGTACCGGGAGCCGTACCGCTCGCTGCCGTACGGGAACTCGGCGGGCGAACTGAGCCGGAACATGCACAGCTGCCCGATCTTCATCCCCGGCCAGAGCTTGATCGGCAGGGTGGCGAGATTGGACAGCTCGAGCGTGACGTGCCCGCTGAAGCCGGGGTCGATGAACCCGGCGGTGGAGTGCGTGACGAGCCCGAGCCGCCCGAGCGAGGACTTGCCCTCCAGCCGCGAGGCGAGGTCGTCGGGCAGCGTGATGACCTCGTACGTCGACGCGAGCACGAACTCCCCGGGGTGCAGGATGAACGGCTCGTCCCCCTCGGGCTCGACCAGCCGGGTCAGATCGGGCTGCTCGACCGAGGGGTCGATGTGCGGGTACCGGTGGTTCTCGAACACCCGGAAGTAACGGTCCAGCCGGACGTCGATGCTCGACGGCTGCACCATGGATTCGTCGTAGGGATCGATCCGTACCCGCCCGGCGTCGATCTCGGCCCGGATGTCCTTGTCTGAGAGAAGCACGTAGCGAGGATACGCAAGGCGCGCGCAGCCGTGACAATCGTGACGACTCCGCGCGCCCGGTGACGGCTCACGCCTTCTTCGAACAGCGGCGGCCTCGCGCCGCGCCTCCTGCCTTCCCCTGTCGCGTCCTGCCGCCGCCGCATCCGCCGCCGGCGTCTGCGCCAGGGCTACGGCGTCCTCGGCTAGCGCTTCTCCAGGGCGACCGGCACCACACTGCGGAGCCGGGCGCACCGGGGGCACCTCATGAGCCGGCCGGGGCCGAGCCGGTCGGCCTGCTGCATCGGGAACGAAGCGGTGCTGAAGACGTGCCCGTCCGCGCAGCGGACGACAGTGCGTTCCATCAAGTCCCTCAAGTCCCTTCCCCAAGAGCCTCGTCGGGCTTTACGACCCTGACGACAAAAGCCACATTACGGGATCAAAGAGACGACTCTCCAGGCGGCGCTCCGGCCTCCCCCGAGCCCTCCGCGAGGCCTCTACGGTACGCCCCAACTCCGCTCGCCCGCAGCCGGATCCCACCCCGGGAAACGACGCAGACCCCCGGACTCTGGGCACCAGGGGTCTGCGATGATGTACAGTGAGCAAGGTCCGGACACGGGCTCCGCGAGGGTCATGTCCGTACTTACGCGGGTGTAGTTTAATGGTAGAACATCAGCTTCCCAAGCTGAGAGCGCGAGTTCGATTCTCGTCACCCGCTCCAGAGAGAAACCCCAGGTCAGCAGCCTGGGGTTTGTTTGTTGTCTAGTCCAATTTGAGGGTGGCGTGCCCTCCGCGTGCCCTAAGTCGAGGCTGAGCGGTCACCTCAGGGGTGCCTGGATGCCTCTCTGGCCACCCCCGCCCTGGTTCGTCTCAAATGGCGAGACGCATTTCGTGTGACCTGCGCCACAGGTTGTGTAAATGGTGGTGAAGTCCCTTACGCAAAGGGCGACTTGCGGGCTTGCGCGCAGCTGTCGACCATCCGGACTGCACTTCGGTCGTTCCGCAGCGGCAGCATGAGCGGGTGGTTCACAATGCGCGCCATGCCCATGAGGTACGACCGTTCTCGAAGACGCCGAACGTCATCGCGTTGTGGGCGTCCCACGAAGAAAGGGACGCCCTGCAAGCTCCCCCAGGAGATCGGCCGAGGCTGTCGGCACCACGCCACCCGAGCTGAGCGTGAAGCTGCCGCCGAGGAGGCAAAAGCTCGGACCGAGAGGGCGAGGCAGCAGGCAGAACGAGAACAGCGGACGATCAGAGTCGTGCTCTCGCTCGTCACCCTGGCCGTGTTTGTTGGCCTTGGCGTCGGTGTCTGGGATGCCTGGAAGGACGATCAGCACGAGTCCATGTGCCAGCCACACCGAACCGAGGCCCTTGCGCTGAGCGACAAGGCCCGCGCCGTACGGATTCCTTTGGTGTTCGCCGGCGACCCGAACATCAGCATCCTGCAGTTCGGGACCAAGCTCCCCGACGATCTCGGGAACCTCGACACCACATCGGCCACCGAGCTGGACATAGCAACGGCGTACGCCAAGAAGCGCGACCTGGCTGGTCAGGCTGCACGCATTGTTCTCGACCACCAGGAGTGCTTCGACAGCGACTTCATCGCCGAGGCCACCCGCATAGATCAGGCCCCTACCGAGGTCAGCCGGGTAGAAATGCCCTCACCCGCTCACTGCAGCGACGGGTGGCCGTCCAGCTCCATCGGCCGACGAGGTGCGTGTTCACACCACGGCGGCGTTGTCGCTGGGCTCCCATGGGCCACGTTGCTCTTCGACTGATCTTGTAGGACGCGGCAACCCAGGGCTTCGACTCTTGCCTTAGGCAGACACCAGGTCTCCCAACGCTTCACGAAGGGCGGTGCCTACGACAGGTCCTGCCACGGCCACCTGTCGAAGCTCTTCGCCCTTCATGTAGCGGTAGCTCTGTGGAGGGTGGAAAGCCCCCGCGGAGCGCAGCGCGCTGAGCGTCACCGGCTCGTCGAAGGAGACGGGATCCTCCAGCGTGAGGCCGCTCGCCTGAGTCGCGCCACTCATGTAGGCGTCGTACTCACGCCGAGTGATTCCCGTCTGGGCGCTGTGGGCGGACCACACCTCCTTTGGGGAGGCGACATGGACTGAAGCGATGCGCGCCATGCCCACCACAGCCATGGTGGGCGCGGTCGCGTACAACAGAACCGGGGTTCCGGGTGGCGCAGCGACGCGTTGGCGGCGGACCTCCACCGTCTTGCTGCCGGCCAAAATCGCGGTGGCGAAGCGCGGGTGGACGGACAGCAGCATCGCGCGTTCCGGATCGTTCACGTCGTTCGGTGCCCCTCTTGGTAGATCGCCTGGAACAGCTCCTCGCTGATCTTGGACAGCGAGATCAGCGAACTCGGCGACCACGGTAGTCCCCGCTCCCTGGCCAGCGAGGTCAATCGCCGCAGCGTCACCGGCTTCGGGAAGATCTCGGTGTCCGAGAACCTCAGTGCCATGGCGTGGCCGGAGGTGTCAGCAGCTGCTTGAACCTCAGCTCGACCATATACGCCCAGGTGTTCGAATTTCGAGAAGAGGGTGTCGGGCGTGTCGATGAGCACCTCGTCGAGTCGCGAACTGCCCACCACCATTTGGCCTTCGCCCGGGGAACTGCCCTCGCTGACGTACCAGAGCAGGCGAGCCGGGACGCTCTCCCCGCGGCGGCCCGAGGAACGGTAGTAGACGTGCTCCCTGCTGATGCCCAGGGCGTCACTCCGAGGAATGAGCATGGCCGGGACGTTGAACAGCTCGGTTGACCAGCGCGGCTTGATGGGCACCAGGAAGGACGGCAGCCCCGAGTCGATGACCTTCGCCGGCCACCATGCCCGCTCCACCACGGCGGCTACCTCGGCGGGCATGCCGACGCGGAGCGCGGTCGTCTCCACGGTCAGCTCGCGGGCCAGTCCGCCCGCCACGGCCTCCACCTCGGCAGCCGTCCCGCACACATTCACGAGGAGGGCGACAAGCCTGCCGTCATGCTCGAAGAACCCGTCGTCGCCTGCCGCGGACTTGGCGGCCGCGGAGGGATGCGAATCGCTGATGCGGATGATCTCTGCACCGCAGTCCCGGCCAAGCCGCTTGATCAGGAAGAGGAGCTGCCGGGCCAGAGTCTCTTCCAGTGGGTGGCTGGCCGTACGAAGGACGGGGACAACCAGCGTTCGCCCATCCAGCGCCCATGCGTAGAGGGCAACCGGGTGGCCCTGACCATCCCTGAGCAGTTCGCGGCGCCAGGCGACCGTACCCCCATTCAGCGACCGCAGGCGCTCGGCGAAGGCCGAGCCGTCGTCGCCACCCGCCTGGTGGAAGAAGGCGACCAGTTCGCCCTCTGCGCCTGGTGCCACCTCGCCGGACCGGAAATCCGTCCCCATCAGATCGGCCGGGCGATACACCTGGGCCTGCCGCAACTCATCCACGTGCAGCGTCACGGTGGAAGGCGAGACGACCCGGACCCGGGCGACCTCCCAGGCCACGTCAGCCAGGCGGGACAACAGCGGATCGCGGGTCGCCAGGACTTGCAGACCGGCACATGAGGTCTCGGCCACGTACCGCAGGCAGAGCCGAAGCTCAGCGCCGACGGTCAGACTGGGGATGGCCTGCGTGGCGGCCACGAGTAGTTCACGGGTTCGCTCGTCCACAGCTGCCGAGTCGGGGGACAGCTTGCGCAGGCCGGTCAGAGCCGCCCGCTGGTGCTGACGCTCTGCCGTGTCTGTGAGGTCCCGGATCTGATGAACCAGCTGGGGTGTGTATGCGAGCTCGATGAGATCCGCCATCCAGCCGGCTTCCAGTGCGCGGGATTCCTCCGCGTCGGCCGTGTCAGCGAGGCCGCGCAGATCGGCGAACACTCCGTGGTCGACCGTTACCACCAGGAGCGCGTCGCTCTCCATCTCCGTGAACAGGTCCGGATGGCCGAGGTCCAACCACCAACCGTCCAGGATCTCGCCGTCACGGCCGCGGCCTCGCACCTCACCATCCGGGACGAAGCCGAGACTCCTCCACATCCCGCTCAGGTTGTAGTCCCGTCGGCACTTGGCCTTGATCCCGAGTCGCTGTGGGTACCGCTCTTTGATGCCCTCCACCAGCCGGCGGGCGATGCCCCGGCCGCGCTGTTCCTCCGCCACACACAGGTGTGCGAGCCGAATACGCGCGCTCCTCTTCGGCAGTCCGAACAGCGCATAGCCGAGCACCTCGTCCGCTTCAACCGCGGCCAGAAGGCCGCCATCCTCCGCTGCCTTCCGGTAAGCAGGAGGCGTCAGAAGCCCCAGCGTCTTCGTGTAGCGATCACCCAGGGCTATGGCCTTGTCGATCAGCTCGTCCTGCGCAGGCGAAACGGACACCAACTTGATCGCCATTGCTCCCCCCTCCAGTTGGGCCGGTCACGGCCGCCCACAACTCCCCTGTCAGTGCATGCAGGAAAAGCTGATCTCACTCACGGCCGTCTCTCAAGGGGGCACAAGGGGCGCACGGTAATGCGGAGACTGTCGCACGCGGTGCCGACCGTCCCGGAGTCCGGCCGACGCAGCCGTCCGGCCGGACTCCGTAGGTCACGGCTTCCTTCGCCTACATGGCTTTCGTCTGCTCGGCAGCTGACGCGCGCAGCCGCTCTCGCACCTCGGCGTCGATCCCCTGGGCCAGCTTGCGCTGGTGCTTCGCCGTGGAGTGCTGGTAGATCAGCTGGGCCCGCTCGGAGGACTGGCCGGCGCGGACCATGAGGTCCTTCAGCTTGGCTCCGGTGTCGGCGGCGAGGGTGTTGCCGGTGTGTCGGAGGTCGTAGAAGCGGAAGTTGTCCGCCATGTCGACCTTCTTCCTGGCCTTGCGCCACTTCCGCCCGAAGGTTGAGCGGCGGAACAGTGCGCCCTTCTCCCCGACGAAAAGGAGGCCGTCCGGCTCTTTCTCAGCGAACCACTGCAGGTGGCGGCGCAGCTCGGGGAGCAGGAAGTCGGGCAGGTAGACGGTGCGCTTGCCCGCCCGGGACTTCGGGTCGCCGGTGACCCGCTTGCCGTTGGTGAGCTCCGGGGAAGCCTGCGTGATCCGCAGGGAACATTCGTCGAGATCGACACTGCGACGGCGCAGCTCGGCCAGTTCCTCGGGGCGGAGCGCGGCGAACGCGCCGAGCAGGACCATCAGGCGCCAGCGCGGGCCCATGGCGTCGGCCAGGTCGAAGACCTGCCCGATCGTGGCCGTTGGACGCTCGTCGGCCTCCTCCTTGCCAGCGCCCTTGATACGGCACGGGTTGCTGCGGAGCAGGTCATCGTCGACCGCCGTCTGCAGGATGGCCTTCAGCAGCCGGTACGACCGTGGTGGCGCCGGTCGCCTTCAGGCGCTCGGCCCGCCATGTACGGATGCTGGGCGAGCTGATCTCGTCCAGGTCCTTGCCTCCGAAGGTCGGCAGGATGTGCAGGCGCAGCAGGCCGTTGTAGCGATCGACCGTCGTCGGGGCCAGCCCGCGCTCCCTCAGCCAGCGCAAGGCGTACTTCTTGAAGTTGACTGCCCCAGCGTCCGGGTCGCGCCACTGGTTGCGCTCGATGTCGGCGCGGGTGAGGTTGAGCCACTCCTGCGCGTCGGACTTGGTGTCGAACGTCTCCGGCGCGGTGTAGCGCTGCCCGTCCGGTCCCAGGTAGCGGGCCTGCCATCGGCCGGAGGGGAGCTTGCGTACCGTGCCGAACTCGCGCCGCCGCTGCGGCTTGCGTCCCGCCATCAGGCCGCCTTCCCGTAGCGGGCACGGATGCGGCGGACCGGCTCGACGGTGCGCGCCTCGACGTACTCGGTGATCGCGTTTTCCGGGATGCGCACCGGGCGACCGAGCTTCACGTAGCGGATGCGGCGCTCGGCGATCAGGCGGCGGACGAAGCGCTCCCCTGTACCGAGCATTTCGCCGGCCTCGGCCACGGTCAGGAGCCGGTCAGTCATTCGCCGTCACCTCCTGATCGGTGCGAGCGGTGCGCTGGGAGCGGGGAAGGGCAGAGGGTATTGCGGGTCGGCGCAAGGGCGACGGGTCCTTTACTCGGGGGGGTCTGGGCGGCTGGCCGTTGCTGCTGGCAGCGCTTGGGGTTACGCGGCGCGAGGCCCCTGGAGGAGTTCCTGGGGCGAGACACGGAGGGCCTGAGAGAGAGCGACGAGGTCGTCGATGTCGCAGCGGCGTTGGGCGCGTTCGATGCGGGACAGCATCGTGTTGGTCATCGGACGGCCGAGGGCGGTGACGCGGGCGGCGAGCTCGCGCTGGGCGAGGCCGCGTTCGGTGCGGAGGATTTCGATGCTGCGGGCGGTCCGTATTCCGGCCGTACCGATTTCCAGGGATCGTGCTGCCATGGCTCCATTTGTAGCTTGCATTCGCCGGTTTGGTTAACCGGGGATCGTCGGCTATGTTCCGCCCGGCGAACGGGCGGGAGTTACCTCTGGGCTGGGGGTTCGGGTATCCGTCGGGCGTTGCCTTCGTCGGCCCGACAGTGCGCTCTGACGTGGGATGTTGTG
This genomic interval from Streptomyces sp. NBC_00557 contains the following:
- a CDS encoding phosphoribosyltransferase, whose product is MSEVRENLTYEAFGVAIRELAQTIADDGYEPDIVLSIARGGVFVAGGLAYALDCKNIHLVNVEFYTGVGTTLEMPVMLAPVPNVIDFSDKKVLITDDVADTGKTLKLVRDFCLDTVAEVRSAVIYEKSHSLVKCEYVWKRTDDWINFPWSVEPPVVKRAGQVLDA
- the dcd gene encoding dCTP deaminase — its product is MLLSDKDIRAEIDAGRVRIDPYDESMVQPSSIDVRLDRYFRVFENHRYPHIDPSVEQPDLTRLVEPEGDEPFILHPGEFVLASTYEVITLPDDLASRLEGKSSLGRLGLVTHSTAGFIDPGFSGHVTLELSNLATLPIKLWPGMKIGQLCMFRLSSPAEFPYGSERYGSRYQGQRGPTASRSYVNFHRTQV
- a CDS encoding DUF3761 domain-containing protein — translated: MLSLVTLAVFVGLGVGVWDAWKDDQHESMCQPHRTEALALSDKARAVRIPLVFAGDPNISILQFGTKLPDDLGNLDTTSATELDIATAYAKKRDLAGQAARIVLDHQECFDSDFIAEATRIDQAPTEVSRVEMPSPAHCSDGWPSSSIGRRGACSHHGGVVAGLPWATLLFD
- a CDS encoding ASCH domain-containing protein: MNDPERAMLLSVHPRFATAILAGSKTVEVRRQRVAAPPGTPVLLYATAPTMAVVGMARIASVHVASPKEVWSAHSAQTGITRREYDAYMSGATQASGLTLEDPVSFDEPVTLSALRSAGAFHPPQSYRYMKGEELRQVAVAGPVVGTALREALGDLVSA
- a CDS encoding GNAT family N-acetyltransferase — protein: MAIKLVSVSPAQDELIDKAIALGDRYTKTLGLLTPPAYRKAAEDGGLLAAVEADEVLGYALFGLPKRSARIRLAHLCVAEEQRGRGIARRLVEGIKERYPQRLGIKAKCRRDYNLSGMWRSLGFVPDGEVRGRGRDGEILDGWWLDLGHPDLFTEMESDALLVVTVDHGVFADLRGLADTADAEESRALEAGWMADLIELAYTPQLVHQIRDLTDTAERQHQRAALTGLRKLSPDSAAVDERTRELLVAATQAIPSLTVGAELRLCLRYVAETSCAGLQVLATRDPLLSRLADVAWEVARVRVVSPSTVTLHVDELRQAQVYRPADLMGTDFRSGEVAPGAEGELVAFFHQAGGDDGSAFAERLRSLNGGTVAWRRELLRDGQGHPVALYAWALDGRTLVVPVLRTASHPLEETLARQLLFLIKRLGRDCGAEIIRISDSHPSAAAKSAAGDDGFFEHDGRLVALLVNVCGTAAEVEAVAGGLARELTVETTALRVGMPAEVAAVVERAWWPAKVIDSGLPSFLVPIKPRWSTELFNVPAMLIPRSDALGISREHVYYRSSGRRGESVPARLLWYVSEGSSPGEGQMVVGSSRLDEVLIDTPDTLFSKFEHLGVYGRAEVQAAADTSGHAMALRFSDTEIFPKPVTLRRLTSLARERGLPWSPSSLISLSKISEELFQAIYQEGHRTT
- a CDS encoding helix-turn-helix domain-containing protein, producing the protein MTDRLLTVAEAGEMLGTGERFVRRLIAERRIRYVKLGRPVRIPENAITEYVEARTVEPVRRIRARYGKAA
- a CDS encoding helix-turn-helix domain-containing protein — its product is MAARSLEIGTAGIRTARSIEILRTERGLAQRELAARVTALGRPMTNTMLSRIERAQRRCDIDDLVALSQALRVSPQELLQGPRAA